A window of Drosophila gunungcola strain Sukarami unplaced genomic scaffold, Dgunungcola_SK_2 000016F, whole genome shotgun sequence contains these coding sequences:
- the LOC128263720 gene encoding methyltransferase-like protein 25B isoform X2, producing the protein MSMPSSFRDSETYFDTVIEFLCSYSWIYREANVACIPSINIMPLEFKKYFLEISNEKLNAFPYIHENISDYPSELCSFRQQLSILTPNLNSPKTFDVMRNNRNHKGLSTKKTQEIKQLAAHIHDHCANTQVLVDLGAGLGYLSHALYGLKPDCLILGLEADMARVEQARQRCLRCLPPDAINSIRYLQKFVSFDSGSYIDEQTSELARNNGSLDRKTISIIGLHACGDLSINAMHLFLKMPRVQCLHIMPCCYHKLEVVNHGRDSDAKSFTNFPLSAALGKSVKKSFKNPFLNRPFLRLACQRSTSNWWRDCTEGAHKEHGYRMYMRALAEAILNSTEFVKPRKSRFPVASYPIDFFEIKRRFQLFSKESGASVEWQPSHENMFFEISTMYTDQEGSMLVEGLTCLQAAMQKLCENVVLFDRLCFLKEAAENQKLTVQVRYETLFDEKISPRCQVLFAEKLF; encoded by the exons ATGTCAATGCCTAGCTCTTTTCGAGATTCAGAGACTTATTTTGACACCGTAATAGAATTTCTATGCTCATACTCGTGGATTTATCGCGAAGCCAATGTAGCTTGTATACCATCTATTAACATTATGCCGCttgaattcaaaaaatattttctggaAATATCTAATGAAAAACTTAACGCATTTCCTTATATACACGAAAATATAAGCGATTACCCATCAGAGCTTTGTAGTTTCAGACAACAATTGTCCATTTTAACGCCAAACCTTAATTCGCCTAAAACTTTCGACGTAATGAGGAATAATAGAAACCACAAGGGGCTGTCGACAAAGAAAACACAGGAAATCAAACAACTTGCAGCTCACATACACGACCATTGTGCAAATACGCAAGTGTTAGTTGACTTGGGAGCAGGTTTGGGTTACCTAAGCCATGCCCTGTACGGACTTAAACCTGATTGCCTTATACTAGGCTTGGAAGCCGATATGGCACGCGTGGAGCAGGCTCGTCAAAGATGTCTTCGTTGCTTGCCACCGGATGCCATAAACTCAATTCGATATTTGCAAAAATTCGTTAGCTTTGACTCCGGATCTTATATAGATGAGCAGACATCAGAACTTGCTAGGAATAACGGTTCTTTAGATCgtaaaacaatttcaataattGGCTTGCATGCCTGTGGGGATTTAAGCATAAATGCAATgcacttatttttaaaaatgccccGAGTTCAGTGCCTTCACATAATGCCCTGCTGCTACCACAAGCTTGAAGTCGTTAATCATGGCAGAGACAGCGATGCAAAATCATTTACTAACTTTCCGCTTAGCGCTGCGTTAGGAAAGTctgtaaaaaaaagctttaaaaaccCATTCTTAAACAGACCGTTTCTAAGACTGGCGTGCCAACGTTCCACTTCTAACTGGTGGCGAGATTGCACCGAAGGCGCACATAAGGAACACGGATACCGCATGTACATGCGAGCGCTAGCTGAGGCTATCCTTAACTCAACAGAATTTGTAAAGCCAAGGAAAAGTCGATTCCCAGTGGCCAGCTACCCAATAgacttttttgaaataaagaGAAGGTTTCAGCTATTTTCAAAAGAATCTGGTGCGTCGGTGGAATGGCAGCCTTCCCacgaaaatatgttttttgagATAAGCACTATGTATACCGACCAAGAGGGTTCTATGCTGGTGGAAGGCTTAACATGCTTGCAAGCAGCAATGCAG AAACTATGTGAAAACGTAGTGTTATTTGACCGTCTGTGTTTCTTGAAGGAAGCGGCAGAAAACCAGAAGCTTACTGTTCAGGTGCGATATGAGACATTGTTTGATGAGAAGATATCGCCACGATGCCAGGTTCTGTTTGCAGAAAAGTTGTTTTGA
- the LOC128263720 gene encoding methyltransferase-like protein 25B isoform X1 — MTATRPELEFCGGNAGTQYLIFNMSMPSSFRDSETYFDTVIEFLCSYSWIYREANVACIPSINIMPLEFKKYFLEISNEKLNAFPYIHENISDYPSELCSFRQQLSILTPNLNSPKTFDVMRNNRNHKGLSTKKTQEIKQLAAHIHDHCANTQVLVDLGAGLGYLSHALYGLKPDCLILGLEADMARVEQARQRCLRCLPPDAINSIRYLQKFVSFDSGSYIDEQTSELARNNGSLDRKTISIIGLHACGDLSINAMHLFLKMPRVQCLHIMPCCYHKLEVVNHGRDSDAKSFTNFPLSAALGKSVKKSFKNPFLNRPFLRLACQRSTSNWWRDCTEGAHKEHGYRMYMRALAEAILNSTEFVKPRKSRFPVASYPIDFFEIKRRFQLFSKESGASVEWQPSHENMFFEISTMYTDQEGSMLVEGLTCLQAAMQKLCENVVLFDRLCFLKEAAENQKLTVQVRYETLFDEKISPRCQVLFAEKLF; from the exons ATGACAGCCACGAGACCTGAACTAGAATTCTGTGGCGGAAACGCTGGTACCCAGtacttaatattta ATATGTCAATGCCTAGCTCTTTTCGAGATTCAGAGACTTATTTTGACACCGTAATAGAATTTCTATGCTCATACTCGTGGATTTATCGCGAAGCCAATGTAGCTTGTATACCATCTATTAACATTATGCCGCttgaattcaaaaaatattttctggaAATATCTAATGAAAAACTTAACGCATTTCCTTATATACACGAAAATATAAGCGATTACCCATCAGAGCTTTGTAGTTTCAGACAACAATTGTCCATTTTAACGCCAAACCTTAATTCGCCTAAAACTTTCGACGTAATGAGGAATAATAGAAACCACAAGGGGCTGTCGACAAAGAAAACACAGGAAATCAAACAACTTGCAGCTCACATACACGACCATTGTGCAAATACGCAAGTGTTAGTTGACTTGGGAGCAGGTTTGGGTTACCTAAGCCATGCCCTGTACGGACTTAAACCTGATTGCCTTATACTAGGCTTGGAAGCCGATATGGCACGCGTGGAGCAGGCTCGTCAAAGATGTCTTCGTTGCTTGCCACCGGATGCCATAAACTCAATTCGATATTTGCAAAAATTCGTTAGCTTTGACTCCGGATCTTATATAGATGAGCAGACATCAGAACTTGCTAGGAATAACGGTTCTTTAGATCgtaaaacaatttcaataattGGCTTGCATGCCTGTGGGGATTTAAGCATAAATGCAATgcacttatttttaaaaatgccccGAGTTCAGTGCCTTCACATAATGCCCTGCTGCTACCACAAGCTTGAAGTCGTTAATCATGGCAGAGACAGCGATGCAAAATCATTTACTAACTTTCCGCTTAGCGCTGCGTTAGGAAAGTctgtaaaaaaaagctttaaaaaccCATTCTTAAACAGACCGTTTCTAAGACTGGCGTGCCAACGTTCCACTTCTAACTGGTGGCGAGATTGCACCGAAGGCGCACATAAGGAACACGGATACCGCATGTACATGCGAGCGCTAGCTGAGGCTATCCTTAACTCAACAGAATTTGTAAAGCCAAGGAAAAGTCGATTCCCAGTGGCCAGCTACCCAATAgacttttttgaaataaagaGAAGGTTTCAGCTATTTTCAAAAGAATCTGGTGCGTCGGTGGAATGGCAGCCTTCCCacgaaaatatgttttttgagATAAGCACTATGTATACCGACCAAGAGGGTTCTATGCTGGTGGAAGGCTTAACATGCTTGCAAGCAGCAATGCAG AAACTATGTGAAAACGTAGTGTTATTTGACCGTCTGTGTTTCTTGAAGGAAGCGGCAGAAAACCAGAAGCTTACTGTTCAGGTGCGATATGAGACATTGTTTGATGAGAAGATATCGCCACGATGCCAGGTTCTGTTTGCAGAAAAGTTGTTTTGA